aaataaaactaAGCTAACGTTGAAATCATCCATGAACACGTGTAAATATTAAGTACACGGGAAAAAATGAGTCATATCGCCTGTTGTTTATTAGAAATCAGGTGCATTGCGCGATTAATTAGACTATTTGTATCCAATGCAGATGTTTTCTCCAAGAAATAACGCaattatttgtttaaaaaaaaatatcgattttgtTTCCttatcaaataataaaaatttacaccaacaatacatactcagaaAAATTACAACGACTCATAAATTATGATTACAATTCACCTACTATATAAGCTCGATGATTAGTTCATTCTCCCATTATTGTCGTTTTTTTCGTTCTGAAGTCAAAGGTAAGCAATGAACTAACACATCAATTTAACGAATTtctataatttaattttcaactttgtttcTCTCAGAATGCAAATTAACGtggagtacatttttttttttttttactaacaagTAGTTTTAACACAGAGGTAAATGTACTAGCTTTTTCCACTAAAAATCATGAGattttggatggggggggggtgtgtggaaatccaacaatttcaaaGCGAATATTAATTGACTAATTTGGAAATTCAAACCTGAAAGTGATGTGAGTGATCATTTTCAACAGATTGTTTTTAGCTTTCAAATCAATGTGGAAGGATAAAAAAATGTAGTAATACGTTCAATTATCtttctacaaaaatatttttgaattttatgcattttctgGGATTtacaaattaggtaggtatattcaaaaattaacttttgaacTGCCTAGAACTTCTGGAATTTCGCAGTAACCATTTGAAGCAATAgagaaaatgttttataacCAACGACCAACGTTATGAATTCTTAAGTTGGTTTTTGGCCACTCCAGAACGATCTGGAATCTATGGAGAAATTTGGAAACTGATTGAAGGTTCCAAAATCGTCGAATTGCGATGATTTTTGTGTGAAGTGATCAAGTAGACACACCTGACGAAATTCTGCCTATACTCGTTATAAAGATTCTttgaaaagttgactttttaaACACCGTTTTCTGGAAATTCGCAAATCGGTGATAAATTCACTTTTGAGCTAGCACTCCTGGAATTTTGCGATAACCACCTAAATCGATTGAGAGAATGCCCGTTCTAAAGAACAAATTTGATCCCTCCaatatgatttgaaatttctggagaacaTTGGAAAATCGTTGGaactgctggaagcttcagaataTCACAAGACTATAGTAGTTAGCTGCTGCTGAATTAAAGGCATTAATCTCAATGGTCtatttcactcaaaaaaatttatatctcacgaaaaaattggagaaattttacttgaaacacttgaattttttctttggatttttttacaatttcctttttctattcattttataGTGATTTGGAAATTCGTATCATCATGAATTCGCTGAAGGTAATTTTGTCGTGCAGCTTGTTATTAGCTTCTGCATATGGTTCGCCGACATACGGGCGAGACGACCCTACATCAGAATGCAATGTGACGTTTCCAGTACTGAGAAGTGAGTATTCAATacacgtaggtatgtacctactgttTTAGTCTTTAATCGATTTAATGAGTACAATGATAAATTCAGAGCTGCTGGGTCTGGGAATGGATTTATGTGCTTTTTCGACATAGATTACTAGTAGGTAGTACCAAATTTCAATcataaaacatgttttttcagaTCTTCGTGAAGTATTTGCTGACAGCATGTTCTCCGGTAACAATAATATCATAGTTAGTCAACAGGAAAAAGtaagtactgttttttttttgtttactcactttgtcaaatttgaattaatcTGTTGTATTGATAGATGTTTTCGTTTTACTTAACCTATATTTAACGCCTATAATATGTTCAAAGCTAAGGACAAGACACAAGACCTTGAAAATTACCATCTATAATAAAATAGATCCGGGTCTGATCTTTTATATGTACAAAGCAATCCACATTTTGGAATCTGAGATTCATTTTTCCTTCCATGATTAAACTgaattttataggtacctatttaatatattttatattattttacaGTGTCATTTGAATTGCCGCCTTCAGAAAACTGGTATCGTAAGTATTGTCGAATCTCATaattagcatatttttttcaaaacattccaCCTACTCATCAGTTTTTCCTCTCCATCTAGTTTGACGAAAACAGTAATGTACGAAACGGATTAGAATTAGTCGACGAGATTAATGATGTACGAGTAGGAAGACAAGCAGCATCGGCAAAATACACcgatatacagggtgttccagaataacctttcacttttgttttattagtagctctgagagaaaaatggttacggaaatttttttataaccaaaatgaagtagaaatgtgccgtttttagaccatatatttgagttttcattataaattaagttttaaaaattattccaccaagatgttttccatcatttttgacacaatcgaccaaacgttttttaaaattattgaacactttgttgagcatttctcttctaatcagtcttgattcacgaataatattatctaggagctgtttcagagtcctaggatcatcttgatatacttttgacttgaggtaaccccataaaaaaaaatcacatgctgaaaaatcaggggatcgaggtggccatgaaatttctgtgttcagcgaaattattcgatgaccaaaatgctcacgcaataaagaaatcgtgtccgttgcggaatgacaggtagcgccatcctgttggaaccaagtaactctatacttgtgtctgcgtttcaattcaggaatgagaaactcgtttaacattttgcgatacctctcaccattcaccgtttcatcaaacacatacggtcccactataccgaatttagccacgcccatccaaacagtcaacttagcggagtgtagaggtttctcgtgtattatcatcggattctctgtcgaccagtagcgcatattttgtttattcacatcaccgtttagataaaaatgagcttcatcagtaaagagtaacgagttcaatggaatctcaccagtatcaattcttgtaagcatatcctcggcaaatgattttcttctcacaaaatcagttttttgtaacttttgaatgattaaaatcttatatggatggaaactgaggtcttcagataaaattcgttgcagagaagttggtttgatttttaaatttaacgctcgtttacgtattgaagtggtaggggtagtctgtactgaatgccttactcggtccgttgtttctggcgttcttactgatcttttccgacctgtaggcttatttttacaagcatgagcggttttctcgaagttttttacccataatttcactgttggcctcgatggcacttcacttttaccggtaagtttaaaatgtttgcggaaggcacgaattgcactaatgtaagagtcattatttttgaaaaaggcctttacaataaaagcgcgctgcacagccgtccacttctccatggtaaaaaattaatactgaaacataattcggcatgtgttggctacctggaaccgcttttaccattcccctaacaccatttgaacgcagatcagtgctcaccaaaatgtgaaaggttattctggaacaccctgtattagTCCTTCAAATGTACAATATCATAGCATCAACCAAAAGTAGGTCCAggtttacaaattttattccgaaaaattgataccaaaaaacttttttcacgtaactactcatttttttccctcattcgTAGCGATTGAAGATAAATGTCAAAAAGCTTACGAATTTACATACCGTTTCATGGAGTAAGTAGAAACGGAAATTCTTCGCTTTcttaattgagattttttccagTACTTGAGAGGTTATTAGAGTATAAATTTGTGCGCGTTTCAGGAGTTTTGCATTGGTGGGAACAGCAAAAGTGTTGGAGGGAATGCCCAgtttaaaacttaaaatttaCAACGCCATTGAAACTGGACAAGAAGTAGCCGGTGGTCTGAAGAAGATGTTAACGGAATACGAGCGAACCGCACAAACAAAACGTCTAGAATATTTATTCTAGTAAGATGATTACATTTAAACAATGtaatatttgataaattttctacGAGGTTTAACTTGTTAGACATGCGATAAATACATATAAGTAGCTTGAATGACGTTAAATatgagtttttttgttcattatggTACATCGACGATTCAATCAAAtgtaaaatgatggaaaaatcaatTAGTTGAACCCTTCAAAAGTCATGTCCGACgactttgaataaattaataatcTAGGTACTGTCTTTGCAAGAGAACTTTTACTAAACCGTTAACTCTGATTCAGCCGAAATTCAGCACAATGAAAGAATCACGTCACCAATATCTTAAAAAAGATCTTTTGAGCTCTCACTTTCcgaatttgaacgaaaccgagCTTGATCGAAAGAGTACGTCGTAAAATCCCAGTAACCGAATTCCAGGTGCTATGAAGttcatttctgcatttttgattttgaaaattaaaaaaagatgtAAGTATGAGAGGAGTAGGATTGCCCTCACCGCTTAGGTGATTATTCGCGTAATTTCCCCTTACGAGAAGCTTCTGTATATGTTTCTACTTTCTATAATAGAGTCTGCGCTTTATTCCATATACTGTAAGTAGGGTAACGTGATAAATTCTTCTAAACTTATACGTGCGCTCATAGGATCCCTAAATAACTGGAAGGATCCCCCTAAATATCGTATGATAATGCGATCAGATCATTCGTTCCTGCTGAATGATCTattcttttgatgaaaatctgCTAAGCACAAACTTGCTTTGGCGAGCCACGAACTTTACTTGGTCTCGTAACTCCGCGGTAACTTGTTCCTCGTCAAAACGATGATGTGTTAACTATATCGACACAATGAATATGTGAGCACAAATGGGGTTCTCCCCTGTTTGTACTTTTTTACGTTTTACCCACTCTCAGCGTGGTAATTAGTGTTTCTCTGAACGTTTTAATTAATTGTTATTAAATTCGGTTCTTTTGAATATACTTCGATTTTCCGGACATCGAAAGTATTTCTCATCTATACATCGAGCCTATAGATAGACGTTCCTACCTACACGTATAGTTTTGGTTAGTGTATCGGAAGAGGTAGGAAAAATGCATAGTGTCCAAGTAAGTGTAAGGTAATTAATTATATGTAGTTAGATCATAATTAATTGAGATGGATAAAATGAGTAATTGTACACCTAGTATTAGTGGCTGTATAGGAGATACTTATTTTATCTCAGACGAAAGACATAATTTCACCATGTTTTAGTTAGAGTAGGATCACAAAGATAGCACGTAATCATTTGAGCTAATACTCAAGTGGTTTCGTGTAGATTAAACTTTACTCGATGCGAGTATGCACTCGTATTGAATTACGTAATAATAGTCTTTAATTTACCcttttattattatgtatagAACTCGTTCGGTATATCATTCAATAAACATATCGATTGGCATGAATATATGTTTTTATTTGGTGAAGAACTGGACAATGTGCATAATAGTGTATTGGTTAATGCTGAAGTCTCCTATCTGAGCTAGTCAGGGacaataagtaagtattcactgcctagggaatatttcttagcCAACTTCAGGGATAGATCATGCTGATATCTACTATCTCACCGGATCATTACCAATCCCACTATATCAAGTATCAAGGGTAATTttttaacccttaaacacccaagcaaatcctgagatgttatgaaaaaatgctttcaatttcctgaataagatcatcacaagtatcactcttactcacagttcacccctcagccccttGAAGGCACCTCGATAATGatagacttatttatttgattattgtcaaacatcgaggaagcaaaaaacccgattgggtcaatcttggaactgaatgatatcgtttcattagatgtaatgaatgagtgaaagaataatttcaaagaacacctcacccctttttttgggggggggggacaaacATTGATAATAATTGGTATGAAATACAGGGACctatgctccatttttggatgaacatattgatggttgagctttcacaaaatgaaatcaagaaaggTGTGTGCATGGTGGACCAAAgcgtttttttacaaatttgataaaCTTGTTTCGgaaaaaacccgaaaaaacagagcatgaatacgcagagtacataatacggaaatattctcaagtaggcttgaaatgacagaaacaagaattgaaaggaacacaaatGCTCTTAACGGGACATAAGTAGTTCAgaaatctacaatccacccatcaaatctgtttatcacaccgtggatattctttctggatatttgtcaccaaatagttacatcttacaaaggttagcagtacgattgtttttctgcagaaatatcgaaataggtttatctatcactttgaaaagctttacacagtcaaattgcagcactccctggcatttcataatgttgaagcattcatgaagaggtcactatccctcctcaatcatagataatgtagttctacatcatgaaaattgcatgagCAAAAGTCGttgtttacaatcatgagattgtgtctagcttatgactactggattcaggggatttgagattcagtaaaaagctttcaactgctgTTCAACCataactctgaacttttgaaagttttgagaaattcctgctgaagtctatattctttctcgatatttgtcaacaaatagttacatccctcAAAGGTTAGTGGtatgattgtttttctgcagaagtatcaaaataggcttatctaccactttgaaaagctttacactgtcaaattgcggctgtctctggcatttcattatgtttaatgttgaagcattcatgaagaggtcactatccctcctcaaTCATAGATAATGTATGTAGTTCTATGAAAATTGCATGAGCAGACattgttgtttccaatcatgatatttcatgatgttgaactactCTAAGTATCTATGATCAAGGAGGGATAGTAAcgtcttcatgaatgcttcaacat
The sequence above is a segment of the Planococcus citri chromosome 3, ihPlaCitr1.1, whole genome shotgun sequence genome. Coding sequences within it:
- the LOC135838555 gene encoding uncharacterized protein LOC135838555, which encodes MNSLKVILSCSLLLASAYGSPTYGRDDPTSECNVTFPVLRNLREVFADSMFSGNNNIIVSQQEKCHLNCRLQKTGIFDENSNVRNGLELVDEINDVRVGRQAASAKYTDIQVLQMYNIIASTKTIEDKCQKAYEFTYRFMESFALVGTAKVLEGMPSLKLKIYNAIETGQEVAGGLKKMLTEYERTAQTKRLEYLF